One region of Acanthopagrus latus isolate v.2019 chromosome 24, fAcaLat1.1, whole genome shotgun sequence genomic DNA includes:
- the kynu gene encoding kynureninase: MDPFDGSTVTETLRRVSAELGCSPTSADVAAYLDKHDKLRHLRDEFLVPRIADLPPSDPLLVDGTKECIYLVGNSLGLQPKKARKYLEEELEKWAKTGVHGHTGGSRPWAWAENNIEELMANVVGAKAEEVALMNGLTVNLHLLMLSFYKPTAARHKILLENKAFPSDHYAVESQIQLRGFDPQESMLLLKARPGEETLRTEDILEVIEKEGDSIAVVMLSGVQYYTGQLFNMAAITEAGQRKGCYVGFDCAHAAGNAELKLHDWGVDFACWCSYKYLNSGAGGLGAAFIHEKHKDTIKPALLGWWGHNLDTRFQMSNVLDLQPGVSGFRLSNQPILLVCPLQASLEVFNMTSMQALRRKSVLLTGYLEFLIQQYYTKDPAKPHKPHVSIITPSDPQQRGCQLSLCFSIHIQKVFQELEKRGVACDMREPSVLRIAPVPLYNSFSDVHRFVETLGAALAASSR; the protein is encoded by the exons ATGGACCCGTTTGACGGCTCGACAGTGACAGAAACGTTGCGGCGGGTTTCAGCCGAGCTGGGCTGCAGTCCGACCTCTGCAGACGTGGCTGCGTACCTCGACAAACACGACAAACTGAGACATCTCAGGGACGAGTTCCTGGTGCCCAGGATAGCAGACCTGCCTCCCT ctgatcCTTTGCTGGTCGATGGCACCAAAGAATGCATCTACCTGGTGGGGAACTCACTCGGGCTTCAGCCCAAAAAGGCCCGGAAgtacctggaggaggagctggagaagtgGGCCAAAAC GGGCGTCCACGGTCACACGGGAGGCTCTCGGCCCTGGGCCTGGGCCGAGAACAACATAGAGGAACTCATGGCTAATGTCGTCG GAGCTAAAGCTGAGGAGGTGGCACTGATGAACGGCCTGACAGTTAATTTACACCTTCTGATG CTTTCCTTCTACAAACCAACAGCAGCTCGCCACAAAATCCTCCTGGAAAACAAAGCTTTTCCCTCAGACCAC TACGCCGTCGAGTCTCAGATCCAGCTGCGAGGATTCGACCCTCAGGAGAGCATGTTGCTGCTGAAAGCCAGACCG GGAGAAGAGACTCTGAGAACGGAGGACATCCTGGAGGTGATCGAGAAGGAGGGCGACTCCATCGCCGTGGTGATGCTCAGCGGAGTTCAGTATTACACCGGCCAGCTGTTCAACATGGCCGCCATCACTGAGGCCGGCCAGAGGAAG GGTTGTTACGTGGGGTTCGACTGCGCTCACGCTGCAGGAAACGCCGAGCTGAAGCTGCACGACTGGGGGGTCGACTTCGCCTGCTGGTGCTCCTACAAG TATCTGAACTCAGGGGCTGGAGGTCTCGGCGCTGCATTTATCCacgagaaacacaaagacaccaTCAAACCTGC GCTGCTGGGATGGTGGGGACACAACCTGGACACTCGCTTCCAGATGAGTAACG TGTTGGACCTGCAGCCCGGAGTGAGCGGCTTCAGACTGTCCAACCAGCCCATCCTGCTGGtctgccccctgcaggccaGTCTGGAG GTGTTCAACATGACCAGTATGCAGGCGCTGCGCAGGAAGTCCGTCCTGCTGACGGGTTACCTGGAGTTCCTGATCCAACAGTATTACACCAAAGACCCGGCCAAGCCTCACAAACCTCACGTCAGCATCATCACGCCCTCCGACCCTCAGCAGAGAGGCTGCCAGCTCTCACTCTGCTTCTCCATCCACATCCAGAAGGTCTTccaggagctggagaagagagGCGTCGCT TGTGACATGAGGGAGCCCAGCGTGCTGCGTATCGCTCCGGTGCCGCTCTACAACTCCTTCAGCGACGTCCACCGCTTTGTGGAAACGCTGGGAGCAGCGCTCGCCGCCAGCAGCCGATGA